A stretch of the Arachis stenosperma cultivar V10309 chromosome 6, arast.V10309.gnm1.PFL2, whole genome shotgun sequence genome encodes the following:
- the LOC130933628 gene encoding uncharacterized protein LOC130933628 codes for MLLRNIDQTSGLCNGTRLIVNELGSNVIEVTVVTGRNIGDKVYIPKMNLIPSDSGLPFKFQWRQFSLTVCFAMTINMSQDQSLSHVRLYLPKSVFIHGQLYVALSRVKSRSGLRVLILNEDGNPKSSTTNVVFKEVFNNI; via the coding sequence ATGCTACTGCGAAACATAGACCAGACTTCAGGTTTATGCAACGGGACAAGATTAATAGTTAACGAACTTGGCAGTAACGTAATTGAAGTGACGGTAGTGACCGGTAGAAATATTGGAGATAAAGTGTACATTCcaaaaatgaacttgatccctTCAGATTCAGGATTGCCATTTAAGTTCCAATGGAGACAATTTTCATTAACAGTATGCTTTGCAATGACCATTAACATGAGTCAAGATCAATCATTATCACATGTACGGCTTTATTTGCCAAAATCAGTGTTCATCCATGGACAACTTTATGTTGCTTTGTCAAGAGTTAAGAGTCGCAGTGGTCTCAGGGTTTTAATTCTAAACGAAGACGGCAATCCAAAGTCATCAACAACAAATGTCGTGTTCAAAGAggtttttaataatatttag
- the LOC130933629 gene encoding uncharacterized protein LOC130933629 — protein sequence MRRDQRSPKQDPILSYQYVVCEERYNCHFEALDRTLRNLMSITDQHKTHQLFGGKVVVLRSDFRQILPVIPKGSRHDILASSLNSSHLWSFCKVLKLHTNMRLLMSSSDQDEGEMKRFANWILDVGNENIGSVVGDESEVEIPDDLLITTTDDPLSHLVDFAYPNLLQNMSDYKYF from the coding sequence ATGAGGAGAGATCAGAGAAGTCCAAAACAGGATCCAATTTTGAGTTATCAATATGTTGTATGCGAGGAAAGGTACAACTGCCATTTTGAAGCACTTGATCGGACGCTCAGGAATCTTATGTCAATTACCGATCAACATAAGACACATCAACTATTTGGTGGTAAGGTTGTTGTTCTAAGAAGTGATTTCAGACAGATACTTCCGGTGATTCCGAAAGGAAGTAGACACGATATATTGGCATCCTCTCTTAACTCATCCCATCTGTGGTCATTTTGTAAGGTTCTGAAACTGCATACGAATATGAGGCTTCTAATGTCTTCTTCGGATCAAGATGAAGGTGAAATGAAGAGATTTGCTAATTGGATACTTGATGTTGGAAATGAAAATATTGGCTCTGTTGTTGGTGATGAATCAGAAGTTGAAATTCCAGATGATCTATTGATTACAACTACTGATGACCCTCTCTCTCATTTGGTAGACTTTGCATATCCAAATTTGTTGCAAAACATGTCAGATTACAAGTATTTTTAG